The genomic window CTCCCGGTCTCCAACAGCCCTCCCGACAGATCCGCCTTCAACTTCCCCGACCACAGCAGGTGGAACAGCACCGGCAGAACCTGGATCCGGTCGCCGACCCGTCCGCTGCCCTCCCATAAGCCCCTCGGCTCGCTGAACACCTCCAGAAGGCGCTCAGCCACAGCCTCCGGCCGACCGGAGCGTGCCCGGCGATACCGCGACAGCCACCGGACGTTGGCCATGAACACCGGATCAGGACGGCCGGCCCACTCGAACTCCCAGCCCACGGCCTCACAAGCACGCTCGGTCGCTGCGAAGGCCTCCCGTGTCCGATCATCCATGTCGTCCTCGGCACGAACGTCCACGACCCGGGCCCGCCCCGCAGCCAGCCGGACGAAGTAGTCCGGAGCGTGACGACGCCGTCCCCGGCCGTCGTCCCAGTGCAGCCAGAAAGGCTGCGACGATAACTTCGAAGACCCCCGTTCGCACCGGCGACTCGTGTGCACCCAAAGGCGCGTCGGCAGGGAGCTGGGCCGACGCGTGGAAGGCCAACTCGTTGAGGGCGGCTTCCCGGGTTCCTGAGGGGAGGTCGAGCACGTCACGCTCATCGACACGGCAGCTGTAGATAGCTGCGGGGCTGATCATGGTGTGGTGTCGGCGAGATCGCTTCGGCCAGGTTCCAGCAGTTGACGTCCTCGAGCTCCATCAGCATGGCCCGAGCCATCCGCGCGAACGTCTCCCGGGTTTCGGACCGGGCGAAACAGCCGGCCACCGAGGCCGGCAAACCCTCCAACGCGAGGTCGTGGCCTTCATGGTCCACCGTGACCGATGCGGCCGTCTCGTTCTGATGTCGTGTCAGTCCACGTCATGATCAAGGCGGCCGACCTCGCGCCCGCTGCCACCCCCGTCACACCGCTGACCAGCCGTGACGAACACCGACAGAGCTGTCTACAGCTGCCGTGCATGAACCACCTCAACTGATCCACACGTTTTGACAATTACTCGGCGGTTCGGGGCCGGCCTCTCATCTGGTCCAGGATGTAGTCCTCCACCGACATGGCTTGATGCTCTGCGGTGCCGGCGTCTGCGGGCATGCCTGCGGCAGGGGCTGCGCGGGTGGCCGTGTGCGGGGGCGGGCCGTCGGCGGGCGGTGGGCCGGCCGTCCTTGTTGTGCTCTCCTCGCTCTCGTGTGTCGCGCCTGTGGCA from Streptomyces sp. NBC_01571 includes these protein-coding regions:
- a CDS encoding TnsA-like heteromeric transposase endonuclease subunit; this encodes MSVTCSTSPQEPGKPPSTSWPSTRRPSSLPTRLWVHTSRRCERGSSKLSSQPFWLHWDDGRGRRRHAPDYFVRLAAGRARVVDVRAEDDMDDRTREAFAATERACEAVGWEFEWAGRPDPVFMANVRWLSRYRRARSGRPEAVAERLLEVFSEPRGLWEGSGRVGDRIQVLPVLFHLLWSGKLKADLSGGLLETGSLVWAKGRQRWAG